Sequence from the Lysobacter capsici genome:
CGCCGGCCACGCCGTCCATAAGGCGCGCGACCAGCGCAGCTTGCTGCCGTCCGGGCCGGGCAGGAACATGCGCACCCCGGTGCCCAGGGCCAGGCAGGACAGCACGAAGGCGATCGCGATCAGCGGCCAGCCGCCGCCGGCGCCGGAGGCCTGCATCACGATCAACGCGACGATGGCCAGCATCGCCCACAGCACCAGCGCGTAGATCACCGACCACAACGCCGCGCCGAACGCCGGCCGCGCGCCGAACTCGCGCGCCACCAGCGCGCGCAGCAGCCACGCGCCCGGGATCAGCCACAGCAGCACGACGACCAGCAACAGCAGTCCCCACTCCCAGATACCCGCAGATTGCAGGGCTTGCTTCACAATGGGTCCCCTCCGCCAGTCGCGGCCGCTGATTCGGCGGCCACGATAGCCCAAGCCGGACCGACATGCCCGCTCGCGATATCGCCTTGCTGTTGCTCGTGGTCGTGGCCTGGGCGATCAATTTCCTGACCTCGGCGCTGTCGCTGCGCGAGATTCCGCCGTTCCTGTTCACCGCGCTGCGCTTCGCCCTGCTCGCCGTGCCGCTGGTGTTCATGGTCAAACGGCCCGCGCCGGGGCAATGGCCGCGCCTGATCGCGGTGTGCCTGTGCATCGGCGTGCTGCATTTCGGCCTGAGCTTCAGCGCGCTGAAGGCCGCCGGCGATCTGTCCTCGCCGGCGATCGTGCTGCAAAGCTATGTGCCGATGACCGCGTTGCTGGCGTGGTGGCTGCTCGGCGAACGTTTCGCCTGGCGCACCGGGGTGGCGATCGCGATCAGTTTCGGCGGCGTGCTGGTGCTCGGTTTCGACCCGCTGGTATTGGACAAGCCGATCGCGGTGGTGCTGATGCTGATTTCAGCGGCGTTCCTGGCCCTGGGCACGGTGCTGATGAAGGGGCTGCGCGGGCTGGACGTCTACAGCCAGCA
This genomic interval carries:
- a CDS encoding DMT family transporter; this encodes MPARDIALLLLVVVAWAINFLTSALSLREIPPFLFTALRFALLAVPLVFMVKRPAPGQWPRLIAVCLCIGVLHFGLSFSALKAAGDLSSPAIVLQSYVPMTALLAWWLLGERFAWRTGVAIAISFGGVLVLGFDPLVLDKPIAVVLMLISAAFLALGTVLMKGLRGLDVYSQQGWTALIAVPPLLAISLIVEPGGLSTLGEVSWVGWTGVAYAAFVSSLLGHGLYYLLVQRHPVAQVTPWLLLVPVIAIALGIVFWGDRPGPSLWIGGAMVLGGVLLIALRNLAKARAQRALAADL